A stretch of Phragmites australis chromosome 12, lpPhrAust1.1, whole genome shotgun sequence DNA encodes these proteins:
- the LOC133886399 gene encoding uncharacterized protein LOC133886399, whose product MAVASDREGRWSKEWLAALRAISSFCLPHLFGPQSSIELEVKQSFRQESDLHGGDQNGTDLPKILSGFRVYAAKAETVSKVMDMVKQQLALGEDAVRTPESKFAEFGADSLDTVEEFKITVEAADLIDKLVDEKPAA is encoded by the exons ATGGCGGTGGCTTCGGATCGGGAGGGCCGGTGGTCCAAGGAGTGGCTGGC TGCACTACGAGCAATCTCTTCGTTCTGCCTCCCACACCTTTTCGGCCCCCAATCATCGATTGAGTTGGAAG TGAAGCAGAGTTTCAGGCAGGAGTCCGATCTCCATGGGGGCGACCAGAACGGGACTGATCTCCCTAAGATCCTCTCCGGCTTTCGCGTTTACGCG GCGAAGGCGGAGACGGTGAGCAAGGTGATGGACATGGTGAAGCAGCAGCTGGCGCTGGGCGAGGACGCGGTGCGGACGCCAGAGTCCAAGTTCGCCGAGTTCGGCGCCGACTCGCTGGACACGGTGGAGGAGTTCAAGATCACGGTGGAGGCCGCCGACCTCATCGACAAGCTCGTCGACGAGAAACCCGCAGCGTGA
- the LOC133886573 gene encoding RNA polymerase II C-terminal domain phosphatase-like 3 isoform X1 — translation MRVTVTPKDEERLVGLMAKERPRSAVVAAGGDLVTAGSGGGEGSDGDSSASLEEISADDFKESSAGGAALGAGAAAAAAAAPISRAWMGPPAMGYMSRSYAPAFHSFAWAQAVQKKPLVPRPAADEDEVEHAIDASDEEMEEGEIEEGSASPPHAQPDTIDLDSDAPEKSESVAAEGSGNAAPAAGAEEEEVDFDQVVGSILEELEMVSIEEAEKSFEGACARLRTCFESLKPLFPENGSPMLMLEPLIQQAFVGIDTLTTVAKSYNLPRREQNMTMLLKILFHIKNRYSDMLTPDQRDELDTRVRQLVFEEKNNVDDPSANCSTKAMNVSAPSGQVSSGRLPFESETANPFSGSNLPRLEIPAKKISPLLDLHADYDENSLPSPTRDNAPSFPVPRPVGFGAFPMALEKLSFPVRVEPAKNSLYPSLNDPLKAVSSYQQKYGQNSAFPSDDLPSPTPSGDEGKSADKGGDIFGEVSSFSIPKKTTLPSTSQMPASRPSTVSSSNDSYTGGPPGYAKQFEQSAAGPNHGLKGASKSRDPRLRFLNRDSAGTADTNRRANFAEPKDGNLGGSVSINNRKHKAVDEPKVDENMLKRLRSGTGNPRDMLVPTGNPNPNLRTGNQLINNISATTNSSGTTTNILQPPQTTAPQISAAPAVSLPAVLKDIAVNPAMIMHWIQMEQQKMSASEPQLKVAAPGVMSSGMTSIVTAAMVLPPGNAPKTTEVAQIPSVRPQVPVQTPPLNPQNDAAGVIRMKPRDPRRILHNNHAQKNDTVGSEQVKTNGATQSDSQSSKDHLTNHEQHPEQHQTSSLPSQPALLSNITRPFTINSKLVDPVSNSQLAATSLMAPTQQTSSSNRADPRLSVGQNGPNADAATNAAPAPALEAVQPVDPWGDVDHLLDGYDDQQKALIQKERARRIMEQQNLFSARKLCLVLDLDHTLLNSAKFIEVDPIHEEILRKKEEQDRSLPERHLYRFQHMGMWTKLRPGIWNFLEKASKLFELHLYTMGNKLYATEMAKVLDPTRKLFAGRVISRGDDSDPLDSDDRVKSKDLDGVLGMESAVVIIDDSIRVWPHNKHNLIVVERYTYFPCSRRQFGLPGPSLLEIDRDERPEDGTLASSLAVIERIHQKFFSHPNLSEADVRSILASEQQSILAGCRIVFSRIFPVGEANPHLHPLWQTAEQFGAVCTNQIDDRATHVVANSLGTDKVNWALSTGRFVVHPGWVEASALLYRRANELDFAVK, via the exons ATGCGCGTGACGGTCACGCCCAAGGACGAGGAGAGGCTGGTCGGGTTGATGGCGAAGGAGCGGCCGCggtcggcggtggtggcggcgggcgGGGACCTTGTtaccgccggcagcggcggcggggaggggtCGGATGGGGATTCGTCGGCGTCGCTGGAGGAGATCAGCGCCGACGACTTCAAGGAGTCGTCTGCCGGTGGCGCCGCGTTGGGGGCCggtgcagcggcggcggcggcggcggcgccgataTCTAGGGCTTGGATGGGGCCGCCCGCGATGGGGTACATGTCGCGGAGCTACGCGCCGGCGTTCCACAGCTTCGCGTGGGCGCAGGCCGTGCAGAAGAAGCCGCTCGTGCCGCGCCCGGCCGCCGACGAGGACGAGGTGGAGCACGCCATTGACGCCTCGGacgaggagatggaggagggtGAGATTGAGGAGGGCTCCGCTTCACCTCCGCACGCGCAGCCCGATACCATCGACTTGGACTCGGACGCGCCGGAGAAGTCGGAGTCGGTGGCTGCGGAGGGGAGTGGCAATGCTGCCCCTGCCGctggagccgaggaggaggaagtggaCTTTGACCAGGTCGTGGGAAGTATACTGGAGGAGCTCGAGATggtctccattgaggaagctgAGAA GTCGTTTGAGGGCGCCTGCGCGCGTCTGCGCACTTGCTTTGAGAGTCTGAAGCCGCTGTTCCCGGAGAACGGGAGCCCGATGCTCATGCTCGAACCTCTCATACAACAGGCGTTTGTCGGAATTGACACCCTCACCACT GTGGCAAAATCGTATAATTTGCCGAGGAGGGAGCAGAACATGACCATGCTCTTGAA GATATTGTTCCACATAAAGAACCGATATTCAGACATGCTGACACCTGACCAGCGAGATGAG CTGGACACCCGTGTGAGGCAGTTAgtttttgaggaaaaaaacaaTGTCGATGACCCAAGTGCAAATTGTAGCACGAAAGCAATGAATGTTTCGGCTCCATCTGGGCAGGTTTCATCTGGGAGACTACCATTTGAATCAGAAACAGCAAATCCATTTAGTGGCTCTAACTTGCCGAGGTTGGAAATACCTGCAAAAAAGATTAGTCCCTTGTTGGATCTTCATGCAGATTATGATGAGAACAGCTTGCCTTCGCCCACCCGGGATAATGCACCATCTTTTCCTGTGCCAAGGCCTGTTGGGTTTGGAGCATTTCCAATGGCACTTGAGAAACTATCTTTCCCAGTAAGAGTTGAGCCTGCAAAGAATTCCTTGTATCCATCCTTAAATGATCCTCTGAAGGCTGTTTCCTCTTACCAGCAGAAGTACGGGCAGAATTCGGCCTTTCCAAGTGATGATCTACCAAGTCCAACTCCTTCTGGCGATGAGGGTAAATCTGCAGACAAAGGTGGTGACATATTTGGTGAGGTTTCCAGCTTCTCAATTCCAAAGAAGACTACACTGCCAAGTACAAGTCAGATGCCTGCTTCTCGACCTAGCACAGTTAGCAGCAGCAATGATAGTTATACAGGTGGTCCACCTGGTTATGCTAAACAATTTGAACAGTCAGCTGCAGGACCAAATCATGGACTAAAGGGTGCATCTAAAAGTAGGGACCCAAGGCTTAGGTTTTTGAACCGTGATTCTGCTGGTACTGCAGATACGAATCGGCGTGCAAATTTTGCAGAACCAAAGGATGGGAACTTGGGTGGTTCAGTATCAATTAATAACCGTAAACACAAGGCAGTTGATGAACCTAAGGTGGATGAAAACATGTTAAAAAGGCTTAGGAGTGGTACTGGGAACCCAAGAGACATGCTAGTGCCAACAGGGAATCCTAATCCTAATCTTAGAACAGGTAATCAGCTTATTAACAACATAAGTGCCACCACAAATAGTAGCGGAACAACTACCAACATTTTGCAGCCCCCTCAAACTACTGCTCCACAAATTAGTGCAGCTCCTGCTGTTTCTTTGCCTGCTGTTTTAAAGGACATAGCTGTTAACCCAGCAATGATCATGCATTGGATTCAAATGGAACAGCAGAAGATGTCAGCATCAGAACCTCAGCTGAAGGTAGCTGCTCCGGGTGTCATGTCTAGTGGTATGACCAGTATTGTAACTGCAGCAATGGTTTTACCGCCTGGCAATGCTCCAAAGACCACCGAAGTTGCACAAATTCCATCTGTTAGGCCACAAGTTCCAGTGCAGACACCTCCTTTG AACCCACAAAACGATGCTGCTGGAGTAATACGAATGAAGCCCCGTGATCCCCGACGTATCCTACATAATAACCATGCACAGAAGAATGATACAGTGGGCTCGGAGCAAGTCAAAACTAATGGAGCTACCCAGTCAGACTCTCAGAGCAGCAAAGATCATTTGACCAACCATGAACAACATCCAGAGCAACATCAGACTAGTTCATTGCCTTCTCAACCAGCTTTGCTGTCAAACATTACACGACCATTCACCATTAACTCAAAACTTGTTGATCCTGTCTCAAATTCACAGTTAGCTGCTACATCACTTATGGCTCCTACACAGCAAACATCAAGCAGCAATAGGGCAGATCCAAGACTATCTGTTGGACAGAATGGTCCAAATGCCGATGCAGCAACAAACGCTGCTCCTGCACCAGCACTTGAAGCTGTGCAGCCAGTTGATCCATGGGGTGATGTTGACCAtctccttgatggttatgatgaCCAGCAGAAGGCTCTCATACAGAAGGAAAGGGCAAGACGGATCATGGAACAGCAGAATTTGTTTTCAGCGCGGAAACTATGCTTAGTCCTTGATTTGGATCACACACTCCTCAATTCTGCAAAG TTTATAGAAGTGGACCCTATTCATGAAGAGATTTTGCGAAAGaaagaggaacaagacaggtcTTTGCCAGAACGTCATCTGTATCGGTTCCAGCATATGGGAATGTGGACCAAGCTGAGACCAGGAATATGGAACTTCCTTGAGAAG GCGAGTAAGCTTTTTGAGTTGCATTTGTACACAATGGGGAATAAGCTGTATGCTACTGAGATGGCCAAGGTTCTCGATCCTACTAGGAAATTATTTGCAGGGCGAGTCATCTCAAGAGGTGATGACAGCGATCCTTTAGACAGCGATGATCGAGTCAAAAGTAAAGATCTTGATGGGGTATTGGGGATGGAATCTGCAGTAGTGATCATAGATGACTCTATAAGAGTCTGGCCTCACAACAAGCACAATTTGATAGTTGTAGAGAG ATACACTTATTTCCCCTGCAGCAGACGTCAATTTGGCCTTCCTGGACCATCACTTCTCGAAATTGATCGAGATGAGAGGCCAGAGGATGGCACACTTGCTTCTTCACTGGCG GTTATTGAGCGAATTCACCAAAAATTCTTCTCTCATCCTAACCTAAGTGAGGCTGATGTGCGGAGCATACTAGCATCTGAGCAGCAGAGCATCCTTGCGGGCTGTCGTATTGTCTTTAGCCGCATTTTCCCGGTTGGAGAGGCCAACCCCCACTTGCATCCTCTATGGCAGACTGCAGAGCAGTTTGGTGCAGTGTGCACAAACCAGATTGACGATCGGGCTACTCATGTTGTTGCCAACTCCCTTGGGACGGACAAGGTGAACTGGGCACTATCCACAGGCAGATTCGTGGTTCATCCAGGATG GGTGGAGGCTTCAGCGCTCTTGTACCGACGCGCCAACGAGCTTGACTTTGCAGTCAAATAA
- the LOC133886573 gene encoding RNA polymerase II C-terminal domain phosphatase-like 3 isoform X2 yields MRVTVTPKDEERLVGLMAKERPRSAVVAAGGDLVTAGSGGGEGSDGDSSASLEEISADDFKESSAGGAALGAGAAAAAAAAPISRAWMGPPAMGYMSRSYAPAFHSFAWAQAVQKKPLVPRPAADEDEVEHAIDASDEEMEEGEIEEGSASPPHAQPDTIDLDSDAPEKSESVAAEGSGNAAPAAGAEEEEVDFDQVVGSILEELEMVSIEEAEKSFEGACARLRTCFESLKPLFPENGSPMLMLEPLIQQAFVGIDTLTTVAKSYNLPRREQNMTMLLKILFHIKNRYSDMLTPDQRDELDTRVRQLVFEEKNNVDDPSANCSTKAMNVSAPSGQVSSGRLPFESETANPFSGSNLPRLEIPAKKISPLLDLHADYDENSLPSPTRDNAPSFPVPRPVGFGAFPMALEKLSFPQKYGQNSAFPSDDLPSPTPSGDEGKSADKGGDIFGEVSSFSIPKKTTLPSTSQMPASRPSTVSSSNDSYTGGPPGYAKQFEQSAAGPNHGLKGASKSRDPRLRFLNRDSAGTADTNRRANFAEPKDGNLGGSVSINNRKHKAVDEPKVDENMLKRLRSGTGNPRDMLVPTGNPNPNLRTGNQLINNISATTNSSGTTTNILQPPQTTAPQISAAPAVSLPAVLKDIAVNPAMIMHWIQMEQQKMSASEPQLKVAAPGVMSSGMTSIVTAAMVLPPGNAPKTTEVAQIPSVRPQVPVQTPPLNPQNDAAGVIRMKPRDPRRILHNNHAQKNDTVGSEQVKTNGATQSDSQSSKDHLTNHEQHPEQHQTSSLPSQPALLSNITRPFTINSKLVDPVSNSQLAATSLMAPTQQTSSSNRADPRLSVGQNGPNADAATNAAPAPALEAVQPVDPWGDVDHLLDGYDDQQKALIQKERARRIMEQQNLFSARKLCLVLDLDHTLLNSAKFIEVDPIHEEILRKKEEQDRSLPERHLYRFQHMGMWTKLRPGIWNFLEKASKLFELHLYTMGNKLYATEMAKVLDPTRKLFAGRVISRGDDSDPLDSDDRVKSKDLDGVLGMESAVVIIDDSIRVWPHNKHNLIVVERYTYFPCSRRQFGLPGPSLLEIDRDERPEDGTLASSLAVIERIHQKFFSHPNLSEADVRSILASEQQSILAGCRIVFSRIFPVGEANPHLHPLWQTAEQFGAVCTNQIDDRATHVVANSLGTDKVNWALSTGRFVVHPGWVEASALLYRRANELDFAVK; encoded by the exons ATGCGCGTGACGGTCACGCCCAAGGACGAGGAGAGGCTGGTCGGGTTGATGGCGAAGGAGCGGCCGCggtcggcggtggtggcggcgggcgGGGACCTTGTtaccgccggcagcggcggcggggaggggtCGGATGGGGATTCGTCGGCGTCGCTGGAGGAGATCAGCGCCGACGACTTCAAGGAGTCGTCTGCCGGTGGCGCCGCGTTGGGGGCCggtgcagcggcggcggcggcggcggcgccgataTCTAGGGCTTGGATGGGGCCGCCCGCGATGGGGTACATGTCGCGGAGCTACGCGCCGGCGTTCCACAGCTTCGCGTGGGCGCAGGCCGTGCAGAAGAAGCCGCTCGTGCCGCGCCCGGCCGCCGACGAGGACGAGGTGGAGCACGCCATTGACGCCTCGGacgaggagatggaggagggtGAGATTGAGGAGGGCTCCGCTTCACCTCCGCACGCGCAGCCCGATACCATCGACTTGGACTCGGACGCGCCGGAGAAGTCGGAGTCGGTGGCTGCGGAGGGGAGTGGCAATGCTGCCCCTGCCGctggagccgaggaggaggaagtggaCTTTGACCAGGTCGTGGGAAGTATACTGGAGGAGCTCGAGATggtctccattgaggaagctgAGAA GTCGTTTGAGGGCGCCTGCGCGCGTCTGCGCACTTGCTTTGAGAGTCTGAAGCCGCTGTTCCCGGAGAACGGGAGCCCGATGCTCATGCTCGAACCTCTCATACAACAGGCGTTTGTCGGAATTGACACCCTCACCACT GTGGCAAAATCGTATAATTTGCCGAGGAGGGAGCAGAACATGACCATGCTCTTGAA GATATTGTTCCACATAAAGAACCGATATTCAGACATGCTGACACCTGACCAGCGAGATGAG CTGGACACCCGTGTGAGGCAGTTAgtttttgaggaaaaaaacaaTGTCGATGACCCAAGTGCAAATTGTAGCACGAAAGCAATGAATGTTTCGGCTCCATCTGGGCAGGTTTCATCTGGGAGACTACCATTTGAATCAGAAACAGCAAATCCATTTAGTGGCTCTAACTTGCCGAGGTTGGAAATACCTGCAAAAAAGATTAGTCCCTTGTTGGATCTTCATGCAGATTATGATGAGAACAGCTTGCCTTCGCCCACCCGGGATAATGCACCATCTTTTCCTGTGCCAAGGCCTGTTGGGTTTGGAGCATTTCCAATGGCACTTGAGAAACTATCTTTCCCA CAGAAGTACGGGCAGAATTCGGCCTTTCCAAGTGATGATCTACCAAGTCCAACTCCTTCTGGCGATGAGGGTAAATCTGCAGACAAAGGTGGTGACATATTTGGTGAGGTTTCCAGCTTCTCAATTCCAAAGAAGACTACACTGCCAAGTACAAGTCAGATGCCTGCTTCTCGACCTAGCACAGTTAGCAGCAGCAATGATAGTTATACAGGTGGTCCACCTGGTTATGCTAAACAATTTGAACAGTCAGCTGCAGGACCAAATCATGGACTAAAGGGTGCATCTAAAAGTAGGGACCCAAGGCTTAGGTTTTTGAACCGTGATTCTGCTGGTACTGCAGATACGAATCGGCGTGCAAATTTTGCAGAACCAAAGGATGGGAACTTGGGTGGTTCAGTATCAATTAATAACCGTAAACACAAGGCAGTTGATGAACCTAAGGTGGATGAAAACATGTTAAAAAGGCTTAGGAGTGGTACTGGGAACCCAAGAGACATGCTAGTGCCAACAGGGAATCCTAATCCTAATCTTAGAACAGGTAATCAGCTTATTAACAACATAAGTGCCACCACAAATAGTAGCGGAACAACTACCAACATTTTGCAGCCCCCTCAAACTACTGCTCCACAAATTAGTGCAGCTCCTGCTGTTTCTTTGCCTGCTGTTTTAAAGGACATAGCTGTTAACCCAGCAATGATCATGCATTGGATTCAAATGGAACAGCAGAAGATGTCAGCATCAGAACCTCAGCTGAAGGTAGCTGCTCCGGGTGTCATGTCTAGTGGTATGACCAGTATTGTAACTGCAGCAATGGTTTTACCGCCTGGCAATGCTCCAAAGACCACCGAAGTTGCACAAATTCCATCTGTTAGGCCACAAGTTCCAGTGCAGACACCTCCTTTG AACCCACAAAACGATGCTGCTGGAGTAATACGAATGAAGCCCCGTGATCCCCGACGTATCCTACATAATAACCATGCACAGAAGAATGATACAGTGGGCTCGGAGCAAGTCAAAACTAATGGAGCTACCCAGTCAGACTCTCAGAGCAGCAAAGATCATTTGACCAACCATGAACAACATCCAGAGCAACATCAGACTAGTTCATTGCCTTCTCAACCAGCTTTGCTGTCAAACATTACACGACCATTCACCATTAACTCAAAACTTGTTGATCCTGTCTCAAATTCACAGTTAGCTGCTACATCACTTATGGCTCCTACACAGCAAACATCAAGCAGCAATAGGGCAGATCCAAGACTATCTGTTGGACAGAATGGTCCAAATGCCGATGCAGCAACAAACGCTGCTCCTGCACCAGCACTTGAAGCTGTGCAGCCAGTTGATCCATGGGGTGATGTTGACCAtctccttgatggttatgatgaCCAGCAGAAGGCTCTCATACAGAAGGAAAGGGCAAGACGGATCATGGAACAGCAGAATTTGTTTTCAGCGCGGAAACTATGCTTAGTCCTTGATTTGGATCACACACTCCTCAATTCTGCAAAG TTTATAGAAGTGGACCCTATTCATGAAGAGATTTTGCGAAAGaaagaggaacaagacaggtcTTTGCCAGAACGTCATCTGTATCGGTTCCAGCATATGGGAATGTGGACCAAGCTGAGACCAGGAATATGGAACTTCCTTGAGAAG GCGAGTAAGCTTTTTGAGTTGCATTTGTACACAATGGGGAATAAGCTGTATGCTACTGAGATGGCCAAGGTTCTCGATCCTACTAGGAAATTATTTGCAGGGCGAGTCATCTCAAGAGGTGATGACAGCGATCCTTTAGACAGCGATGATCGAGTCAAAAGTAAAGATCTTGATGGGGTATTGGGGATGGAATCTGCAGTAGTGATCATAGATGACTCTATAAGAGTCTGGCCTCACAACAAGCACAATTTGATAGTTGTAGAGAG ATACACTTATTTCCCCTGCAGCAGACGTCAATTTGGCCTTCCTGGACCATCACTTCTCGAAATTGATCGAGATGAGAGGCCAGAGGATGGCACACTTGCTTCTTCACTGGCG GTTATTGAGCGAATTCACCAAAAATTCTTCTCTCATCCTAACCTAAGTGAGGCTGATGTGCGGAGCATACTAGCATCTGAGCAGCAGAGCATCCTTGCGGGCTGTCGTATTGTCTTTAGCCGCATTTTCCCGGTTGGAGAGGCCAACCCCCACTTGCATCCTCTATGGCAGACTGCAGAGCAGTTTGGTGCAGTGTGCACAAACCAGATTGACGATCGGGCTACTCATGTTGTTGCCAACTCCCTTGGGACGGACAAGGTGAACTGGGCACTATCCACAGGCAGATTCGTGGTTCATCCAGGATG GGTGGAGGCTTCAGCGCTCTTGTACCGACGCGCCAACGAGCTTGACTTTGCAGTCAAATAA